A genomic region of Glycine max cultivar Williams 82 chromosome 15, Glycine_max_v4.0, whole genome shotgun sequence contains the following coding sequences:
- the LOC100814934 gene encoding probable serine/threonine-protein kinase At1g54610 yields the protein MGCAFGREASREERREEVREAKAEEEGRGEVVENENIEKEGGREERRTRARGERRRSSKPNPRLSNPPNHVHGEQVAAGWPSWLSKVAGEAINGLTPRRADTFEKIDKIGQGTYSNVYKARDTLTGKIVALKKVRFDNLEPESVKFMAREILILRRLDHPNVIKLEGLVTSRMSCSLYLVFEYMVHDLAGLATNPAIKFTESQVKCYMHQLFSGLEHCHNRHVLHRDIKGSNLLIDNDGILKIGDFGLASFFDPNHKHPMTSRVVTLWYRPPELLLGATEYSVGVDLWSAGCILAELLAGKPIMPGRTEVEQLHKIFKLCGSPSDEYWKKSKLPHATIFKPQQSYKRCIAETYKDFPPSSLPLMDTLLAINPDERLTATAALHSEFFTTKPYACEPSSLPKYPPSKEMDAKLRDEEARRLRAAGKANADGVKKSRPRERVGRGIAVPEANAELQANIDRRRLITHSNAKSKSEKFPPPHQDGALGYPLGSSHHMDPVFDPPDVPFSSTNFSQPKANIQTWSGPLVDPSGVGVPRRKKKHGK from the exons ATGGGGTGTGCGTTTGGAAGAGAGGCTTCGAGGGAGGAGAGGAGAGAGGAAGTGAGAGAGGCAAAAGCTGAGGAGGAGGGTAGAGGAGAGGTTGTTGAGAATGAGAACATTGAGAAGGAGGGTGGAAGAGAGGAGAGGAGGACAAGGGCAAGGGGAGAGAGGAGGCGATCTTCGAAGCCGAATCCGAGGTTGAGCAATCCTCCTAACCATGTTCATGGTGAGCAGGTTGCAGCAGGGTGGCCCTCTTGGCTCTCTAAGGTTGCTGGTGAGGCTATCAATGGATTGACCCCTCGGAGGGCCGACACTTTTGAGAAGATTGATAAG ATTGGGCAAGGTACATACAGCAATGTTTACAAAGCTAGGGATACTTTAACGGGGAAAATTGTTGCTCTAAAGAAGGTCCGTTTTGACAATTTAGAGCCTGAGAGTGTCAAGTTCATGGCCAGAGAGATTTTGATTCTCCGGCGTTTGGATCATCCCAATGTCATCAAACTGGAAGGCTTAGTGACTTCTAGAATGTCATGCAGTTTATATCTTGTGTTTGAATACATGGTGCATGATTTGGCTGGACTTGCCACAAACCCAGCAATCAAGTTCACAGAGTCTCAG GTAAAATGTTACATGCATCAGTTATTTTCTGGACTGGAACATTGTCACAACCGTCATGTGCTGCATCGTGATATAAAGGGGTCGAACCTTCTTATTGACAATGATGGAATTCTCAAGATTGGTGATTTTGGATTAGCTTCCTTCTTTGATCCTAATCACAAGCACCCTATGACCAGTAGAGTGGTTACTTTATGGTATCGACCTCCAGAACTTCTTCTTGGGGCCACTGAATATAGTGTAGGAGTGGATCTCTGGAGTGCTGGCTGCATTCTTGCTGAATTGTTGGCTGGAAAGCCTATTATGCCTGGTCGAACAGAG GTGGAGCAGCTACACAAGATATTCAAACTATGTGGTTCTCCTTCTGATGAATATTGGAAAAAGTCAAAGTTGCCTCATGCTACCATTTTTAAGCCCCAACAATCATACAAGCGATGCATTGCAGAGACATATAAAGATTTTCCTCCATCATCTCTGCCACTTATGGATACCCTTCTCGCAATCAATCCAGATGAACGTTTGACTGCCACTGCTGCATTGCATAGTGAA TTCTTCACAACAAAACCATATGCTTGTGAGCCCTCTAGCCTTCCAAAATATCCTCCCAGCAAGGAGATGGATGCAAAGCTACGGGATGAAGAAGCTAGGAG ATTGAGAGCAGCTGGTAAAGCTAATGCTGATGGTGTCAAGAAATCTCGTCCACGTGAGCGAGTTGGGAGGGGAATTGCAGTTCCAGAGGCCAATGCCGAACTGCAAGCAAATATTGAT AGACGACGGCTGATCACACATTCAAATGCTAAGAGCAAGAGTGAGAAGTTTCCTCCTCCCCACCAAGATGGAGCTCTAGGCTATCCTTTGGGTTCTTCACATCACATGGATCCAGTTTTTGATCCCCCTGATGTTCCATTTAGTTCTACAAACTTCTCACAACCTAAAGCAAATATCCAAACCTGGTCCGGCCCATTGGTAGATCCTTCTGGTGTGGGCGTGCcgaggagaaagaagaaacatGGCAAGTGA